One genomic window of Thiovulum sp. ES includes the following:
- a CDS encoding Protein of unknown function (DUF1566) (PFAM: Protein of unknown function (DUF1566)) has product MKTEELLQALYKISLENNKMLKTLLEDDTITLIKESSHMLKTLFEEDIVVKTAQENNKLLKTLIEDGVKVKDGKTESSPKEDMKLGKDLEPKVVTGDKIIDKSDYVSGWTDEETGLTWEFKSEDRRNTILTFKEAENYRDELNSTKFSGFDDWRIPTLKELKTLITKEKNLFSFIKAPLAKNTNYGYWTSTKYDANFFMIVNFRAGKETKSERNNLDYIRCVRGQLEE; this is encoded by the coding sequence ATGAAAACTGAAGAACTTCTACAAGCACTTTACAAGATAAGTTTAGAAAATAATAAAATGCTGAAAACTCTTTTGGAAGATGACACAATTACTCTTATTAAAGAGAGTAGTCATATGTTGAAAACTCTTTTTGAAGAAGATATTGTTGTGAAAACTGCACAGGAAAACAACAAATTACTAAAAACTCTTATTGAAGATGGTGTAAAAGTAAAAGATGGTAAAACAGAAAGTTCTCCAAAAGAGGACATGAAATTAGGCAAAGACCTTGAACCAAAAGTTGTTACTGGAGACAAAATTATTGATAAATCTGATTATGTTAGTGGTTGGACTGATGAAGAGACTGGTTTGACTTGGGAATTTAAATCTGAAGATAGAAGAAATACAATTTTAACTTTTAAAGAAGCTGAAAACTATCGAGATGAATTGAATTCTACAAAATTTTCTGGATTTGACGACTGGAGAATTCCGACACTGAAAGAATTGAAAACACTGATTACAAAAGAGAAAAATCTATTCTCATTTATAAAAGCACCACTTGCTAAAAATACGAATTACGGATATTGGACTTCTACAAAATACGATGCAAATTTCTTTATGATTGTTAATTTCCGAGCAGGAAAAGAGACAAAAAGCGAGAGAAACAATCTTGATTACATTCGGTGTGTTCGAGGACAACTTGAAGAATAG
- a CDS encoding ADP-L-glycero-D-manno-heptose-6-epimerase (PFAM: NAD dependent epimerase/dehydratase family~TIGRFAM: ADP-L-glycero-D-manno-heptose-6-epimerase), with the protein MRDILITGGAGFIGSNLAHKLQELYPETRIVVFDKFRDGTKFDTSHNERFLGHFKNLIGFRGEIIAGDLRNKSDLEKLKKYDFGTIFHEGAVSDTTVIDENFVMETNLNSFHDLIELAKEKNAKLIYASSAGTYGNSPAPNRVGEGENPENVYGFSKLMMDRVAQNSDYKNIIGLRYFNVYGEREKYKMNSASMIFQLRNQILETGRVRLFEFGEQKRDFVYIDDVVQANLLAMRSDANGIFNVGSGIARTFNDIVEILLSEMKEIVEIEYIKNPYTFYQNHTEADISKTEKILGYEPEFSLEDGIKKYLESDLI; encoded by the coding sequence ATGAGAGATATTTTAATTACAGGCGGAGCTGGATTTATCGGTAGCAATTTGGCTCACAAACTACAAGAACTCTATCCAGAAACTAGAATTGTTGTTTTTGATAAATTTCGAGATGGAACAAAATTTGACACTTCCCATAATGAGAGATTTTTAGGTCATTTTAAAAACTTGATTGGATTTCGTGGTGAAATTATTGCGGGAGATTTAAGAAACAAAAGTGATTTGGAAAAATTAAAGAAATATGATTTTGGGACAATTTTTCACGAAGGTGCGGTTAGCGACACAACTGTTATTGATGAAAATTTTGTGATGGAAACAAACCTAAATTCATTTCACGACCTCATCGAGTTAGCAAAAGAGAAAAATGCTAAATTAATTTATGCATCAAGTGCAGGAACTTATGGTAATTCTCCAGCACCAAATAGAGTTGGCGAAGGTGAAAATCCTGAAAATGTTTATGGCTTTAGTAAATTGATGATGGATCGAGTCGCTCAAAACTCTGATTATAAAAATATTATTGGTTTGCGATATTTCAATGTTTATGGCGAACGAGAAAAATATAAAATGAATTCCGCCTCAATGATTTTTCAACTCCGAAATCAAATTTTAGAAACTGGTAGAGTTCGACTTTTTGAATTTGGTGAGCAAAAACGAGATTTTGTCTATATTGATGATGTTGTTCAAGCTAATCTTTTAGCGATGAGGTCTGATGCAAATGGAATTTTTAATGTCGGCAGTGGAATCGCTCGAACTTTTAATGATATTGTTGAAATTCTTCTCTCAGAAATGAAAGAGATTGTTGAAATAGAATATATAAAAAATCCTTACACTTTCTACCAAAATCACACCGAAGCGGATATTTCTAAAACTGAAAAGATTTTAGGCTATGAGCCAGAATTTTCTCTTGAAGATGGCATTAAAAAATACCTAGAATCCGACTTAATATAA
- a CDS encoding putative sterol carrier protein (PFAM: SCP-2 sterol transfer family): MTFLSPEWCDAYVEAWKNNEELKKGLKKFTGNFVYRISDKEEVAPLQVNVEKGEITYHGTLNGDKIEFDMWAPFDGWRQVVQGELSVKKAMMAKGFGFKGSKIKAAMYMGSFERSINMMGTIETEF, from the coding sequence ATGACATTCTTAAGTCCAGAATGGTGTGATGCTTATGTTGAAGCATGGAAAAACAATGAAGAGCTAAAAAAAGGTCTTAAAAAATTCACAGGAAACTTTGTTTATAGAATTAGTGATAAAGAAGAAGTTGCTCCACTTCAAGTGAATGTTGAAAAAGGTGAAATTACTTACCATGGTACTCTAAATGGTGACAAAATTGAATTTGACATGTGGGCTCCATTTGATGGTTGGAGACAAGTTGTTCAAGGTGAGCTTTCTGTTAAAAAAGCAATGATGGCTAAAGGTTTTGGATTCAAAGGTTCAAAAATTAAAGCTGCAATGTATATGGGTTCTTTTGAAAGAAGTATCAATATGATGGGAACAATCGAAACAGAATTCTAA